The window AATAAATTAAGAGGATCTCTTCACATTTTGTTGTCTTAACATATTGCCAGGCAGTCATAATTAGATACTGAGATACTCTCTAAAAGTGTAACCATTTTAAAACCTTGCCACATGCAGCGTTTTTACGATGTTATCGTCATGTAGTTACTTTTGACAAGGCTCAAATCAGTGCTTGCAATTATTGATTAACTCCAAATatcctttttactttttaaaaatgtaaagtatctGAACCCAACGTCTTGGAGTGTTTTGTTAAACAATTATTTGAATTGTATGAAAAATAATTCAGTTTAtattgtgtctctgtgtggtcATGTGTTTCCTTTTAAGATGAACCAGTACTTAGACTATTCAttataagaaaaagaaaactataaGTTCCCAAAGTCaattttgatatatatatatatatatatatatatatatatatatatatatatatatatatatatatatatatatatatatatttattcatgatATTCCAACAACCCTCTGCACTGCTGTGTAATTCTCCTGAGATGCACCTGGGTATGCCTGGCCATTCATGTTCCTCTCTatgttcttcttctcctttcctcttggCCTAGTTGCTATGGCAGCACAGTCATCATCATTGATCCTCCAATTGCAGGTCTTGGTATTTATAGACTTTAAGTGGACCCCCTTTTAACCCTCTCTGAGCCCAGTGCGCCCCAGCTCTTTGGATAACTATATTCAGTCTGTATGGCCACATAATTATACCTTTTGCACAGTACGCCACTCTGTAATTACAGGACTGATGTATGACTCAGTCAGTATGGGCCCAACTCATATCGCAAACAGGTTTTGTTAGTGAAGGTTTATGGGTTAAGGAATGTGCCCTATTGTCTGAGACAGTAAAGAGAAACCCAATTAGGAGGATGAACAAATGTCCACTGTGATTTCCCAAATTTCACAATAAGTCTGAAGACTTAcactagttccagcttctcaaatgcgatgatttgctgttttaggtggttgtaaattgaatatctttaggctTTGGATTGttgatcggacaaaacaagcaatttgaagacgtcaccttgggctttggtatatgtgatgggcatttttcacaattttctgacattttaaagacctAACGATAAATTGATTGATCAAAAAAGAATCAACAAAATCATTTATAATTGAAATATAGATTTGAAAACCCCAATATGCTTCTAATTTCCATCACATTGCCAATTAACCCAGAGGGTCTATTTGTGGAGAGGCTGGAGCAGtgtaaaacatacaaacaggCTTTGACTATGCTCTGATATTTACCGtcagctctttctctcttgctctctgtccTTCTTCTCGGTTCAGTTTGTTACCAGGACAACCATGGTTCTCAGCAGGTGAACTTTGAGTCCAAATGAAACAAGAGCCATGGGATTGGAGgatcaatatgtttttttaacctgtgGCTGTAATTTAGCACGCATTGAACCGACCCTTCCAGCTTGAAACCTGAATCCAAATCCACATTGTCGTTCCTTAAATTTTTCATCCCTTAGACTTTTTTACGATGGTGTCTATTTCCCAGAGCAAGAGAGAGTAATAGCATGTTAACAAGCACCCTtcagttttctgctttttcattcAATAGATCCCTACTTTTCTAAAGTAGCccttgtgtgtatttgaagCCATTCAATCAATGTCTATTCACACTAGTCTGTCTGGctcttgtgtctctctctgaggAGGTGTTAGAGTGAACTTCACAGCTCATCTAAAACACATTGTTTGATGCAACCTTACCAAAAGATCAAATTGTATCTTTTTTatgctaacatactgtatggcTTTTTTAGACATTGTTATGTAGATGATATTACTGTAGCAGATTGTGCAAAATCCCTCTTAAgatgaggtttttttttaacctttgtaATACAAAAATGCACTGCTGGCACACCTAGTGAGTGGTTTCCAGTAAAATGAAACAGTGTTGTGTCTAGAATCAGTGGTTCTGTATGCTATGTCATCCACATTGTTGCTCAATTTAAATGCATCATAGTAAAACTTCCCCTGTTCTGATACTAAGAAGTTGTTGATCTGAAACTGTGGTCATGGCAAACGCTGACTGAAAATAGGAGTAGACATTGCTTAATAATATTCTATGTTCCATACTATGTTTGCAACACTGCAGTGATTAACGGTAGATCACAGTGATATCTGATCACAGTACTGATCTTTGCTTGCCATATGATTAAATTGCAATAGTCTTTCTGAACACACTTAATTCCTTCCTGAATATTAATTGAACCCAATGCTATTATTTCTCATCTGTTTTGtattatcttgtttgtttcctcTGGTTCTGTTAAGCTCCATCACCAAGCTCTAACTCTAACACAAGATGAGGTCCGTACCGCCCTGTCTCACACTGACCTGGAGCAGATGTGGCAAAGGGACCTGAGGCCGCTGCTGGTTACCAGGTACCCAGGCTCTGCAGGCAGCCAGGCCGTGCAGGAGGTTAGTTTATTTGCAGGTTAACATATCATTGCCAGGCCACTTTCAAAAGAGGAACACTTGTTGAAAACATGTAACTTCCCCACTAGTGCTCATTAAACATGCACAGTGTCATGATTCACACCTATTTGCCAATAAATTCCAAGAAACATGTCCAAATCCTGTTACTCTTACCtaatagaaaacacaattttaagaGCAACATCATGGCAACTAAAGGCATAGTGATATCACACTGGTTTACACTTGTGAGTGAGTCCTCCACATTTTTTGCCCTAATATATTGTTTCAGTAGGAAACAATTCAGGAAGTCAtcaaaaaatgctgtttcattCATAACAAAAATGGTAAGCAACAGGTCTAACTCAGAAATGTTTCCTTTTCACAAGTTTAATTGCCACAGACTTAGGTCAGCTAATTAGTGAGGTGGTGATAAGGTGAGGCACAGACTGAATGCTGATTACAAAgtaatctttgtgtgtgttcacagcaTATCAAAACAACCCTTGGTTCCCTCGGAGCACGTTGGGAAGTGACGGAGGATAAGTTTGTGTCACAAACACCCTATGGCCTCCTGCCCTTCACTAACCTAATTGCCACCCTCAACCCATCAGCCAAGCGCCGCCTGGTCCTGGCCTGTCACTACGACTCCAAGTATTACCCACCACAATGGCACGGGAGGGAGTTCCAAGGTGCCACTGATTCTGCTGCTCCCTGCGCCATGATGTTGGAGCTGGCACGAGCCCTGGACGAAGAACTGAAGGCTCAGAAGGTGGTGACCTAGCATGTGACTTAACGCTATAACATACTATAAGTTAAAAAGGGTATATTATACATTACTggtctatctgtctgtgtgcattaaATAGGGATGATAGTCATGCCATTTGGGGGTGTGTATTAGTTTTTGTGGTTGTGGCCAGCACTAACTTGAGTCGTGGCCATGAATCACAGGCAAGTCATACACCAAAAGCACCAATGACAGTAAGCTCTAGGAACAACAAGACTAAACATGTGGCAGATAAGACCGTTCCTGGAGCTGGGTAAACATCACTGTAGATTTTCTTGATGTCACTCAATATCACTCCAAATTGAATTAGAAGTCTTGGAGTGGGTAAGAGTAAAGAAGGTGGTAGTAACAACACATTTCCAAGGCTGCAAGGCAAAATAGTCTAATTTAAAGGATAGACTGGTGTTAtctgtatttcatattttatatcatgcatcagtccgtctctcagtactttccaaCTTTCTTACTTGTCTGTGGGACTCAAAggtataaatctttaaaaactggtcacaaatatacagtttcattttttaaagtaacGCAAACGTTACTCACACCCGAGTCTGCAGTGCATTTGTTAGCGACTATTTTCAGCTCTGGATTAATACACATCTCTGTGGGATTGATCTTAAAATAAGCCACAGTGCACATGTCAATGGTAATGAAAGAACATGTCTCCCATTGCAACGGTGTGGCTCACTGACATGTTTTTAACAGTCTTGGAAAACAGCTGAGCTCTCTGGCACAGATGAATATTCTAATCAGACTTCAGCTACTCAGAAAACACTTGTTATAGGATCAATTTATTATTGGTTTTAGGTCttttttgacaataagaaaaatgtagaatttcatcagccttatcctttaactatAGAAAAATGTGCATATCACTTTATAGGTGAAGGCCTAAGGAAATTCTCTAACTCTAACTCTAACTATTTTGTCATATTGGGTCTAATTTATAGACACCCAAGAACCTTTATATATAAACGCTCAAACAAAACATCAttgtcaacaacaacattttacaaaagcTATAATTATTGGTTCTGTTTTATAGGACACACATTTGCTACAATGTCTAATTGCTCCACAAACAAGTGATTCGTAAGGAAAACACTTAGTATTCATGTAGCTTGCTCCTCTGCCCTTTTCCTGTTCCACAGTTGAGCTCAAACCCCTGTCTACTGGGCGGACAGTGACAGGGCCTGTGACAAGGAGAGATCAGCCAAGGGACACGTTTATCAGACTAAAGCTGTCCGTCACTAAGGTCACTGTGGGAATAGGAATCACATTGAATACAAATACATTAGCTGCCATGAAGGTGGACACATAATCAATATCATTGATGATAAATGACCATTACAGAAGCACTTTTTGGGGGAAAATGTTACAAAACTAAAGAATCAAatgaatatttcacaaaaaaactacCAAAGAAAACCTCATACAGTTTTTGTGTCACTGTAATCTCAAAACCACTAGGGGGCAGCAAAACTCTGGGAATGCAAACTGGTGTGGCACATGACCGTCCTCTTTTTGCCTCCCATGTAGAGCGCCAGTCCCGACCTGACCCTGCAGTTGCTCTTCTTTGATGGAGAGGAGGCTCTTTTCCAGTGGACCTCCACAGACTCCCTGTATGGCTCTCGCCACCTGGCCCAGAAGATGGAGACCACCCCACACCCCGCCGGCGCCACAGACACCAACCAACTGCACGGCATAGTACGCCACAGTCCTACTCACTTTTCTCTGCCCAAACCACCTGACATCAACATAATCACTTAATCACAGTCAAGATCATCCCTCTGTGAGCCCACATCAATTTCAGTACAATCTGCTTAGCCCTGGTCTCCTCTTACACACACAGCCCACACAGAcaccttagtcagggaggtgctTGTCTTATATAGTTTTGTATAGAAATCTCAAATCACAGAGCCACCCATTTTATCATCTGGGAGGCTTGGGTGTCTTGATATCAAACATCATTTACTATACAGGCTATGATAACAAGATGTCACGTTAATTGGTATATGTTTCTGTATCCTAGCTGTGGAGAGCAGCTGTTTAACAACAAATGTAGACATTCCTTtgtggacagacagagataaagcAGACGGTATCTTAAAGAACctagtatgtgcatgtgtgtgtgcatgtatgtagacagacagacgggtgtgttttatgtgtcttGCAGAGATAGCGTGCACATGGAGCGCTGATGTCAGTGTGTTGCGCCACCACACCTCAAAGCAGGGGCTCTGAGGTGTGATTATTATGGGAACAGGCTTCTTGTCAGGGACTTATCTTCAGGATGTGTAGAGAGTTTCTCATGGGATCTCACCAGCATCATCCCCCActtctgtttcttctcctccaggATCTGTTTATGTTGTTGGACCTGATCGGAGCGCCTAGTCCACACTTCGGCAACCAGTTCCCCAGCACAATGCACTGGCTCTCCAGACTGCAGAGCATTGGTGAATAAACACATATATTATTGGAAACATTATGTAGGTCTGTTTACTTTAATAGAGTCACTAGTCATAAATACATTAGTCATATTCCTGGCAACTATGCTGACAATCAAATGATTGCACATTTGTCACTTTTACTTCTTTGTAACTCTTGTGCTGTTATGACTGCACTGTGGAGATTATATTGTTTAGCTTAAATTGCTGATAGGGCCCCTGAAAACCtgttttctcaatcagcttctttctacagtatgtgcaatGGGGTGCTAGCTACATGAACATACTATTTTCTGCCAGTGTTAGAATACTTGTGGTTATTTAACATGAcagatttctgtgtttcttttctcactttttttgaAGTGGGTGGGGCTTTGTTTGAAAAAGGTGATGCCACGCTTAGGTTGGCAGCTCTGTCAATCAAAattgatcaaaccacacccacgcagtcctgatgaagcaaaTTAGCTAATTCTTGAATTTTTAaactattaataaataataccaacggatgttttttttatttaactagaTGCACTTTTTTACTCTTTGTCCTCCCTTGTGTATCCTCAGAAAAGCGTTTACACTCCATGAACCAGCTTGTGGATCATCCTAACAGCGTGCAATATTTCTGGCCCAATCATCCTGTTGGCCAGATACAAGATGATCATATACCATTCCTAAACAGAGGTATGCACACCAAGTAACACAACTACCGCAAATATGGTTACATACATTGCGTAGCTCTGTTGGGTGATCCTCATCCTGTGCCTCTCTGTCAGGTGTACGTATCCTCCACCTTATCCCCTCCCCCTTCCCGTCTGTGTGGCACACGTTTGATGACAACGAGCAGAACCTGGATCGCTCCACCATTCAGAACCTCAACAAGATCCTGCAGGTTTTTGTTCTGGAGTACCTCAACGCTAGACCCAGCATCCCTTCAAACCCACAGAATGCCCCGTAAAAACCCCAGCATCGACGACTTTCCTTTTTTTGACTTTTCACTGTAGTAAAGATCTTCAGCTGTTATTTTATAGACTTAAAGAATACACTGTCTTTAATGCTATTTTAATCGCCAACAATATGTATTCCATGACCTTAAAATTGAGATGTGAGGTTGAGACTCATCTCTGCACATCACATAGATGCCAActgcagaaaacattttacatagaGAATATGTTTAGAGATGCTTCATTTCATCTACAGGGACaggtacatttttttattttgaaatctttGTCTAAACATATTTTGGCTCATGTAAGagtatgtgaaatatattttcttctcaAAATGGGTTCACAAGAGACTTCAGGACTCTGAAGCTTCGTCTTCCCTTCAAGTCCTAAGTCCCCAGCAACAAGACCAGCACACAGGatcttctgtgtgtttttttactaCACTGCTCTCTTTATATCAGCCTAAACCCCTTGTTTACGCTGTGAGGAGGCATCTTGGTGTCAGTGCTAATGTGTAGGATCTGGTGCCTCAAAGAGCAGTGCAGAGGTAAAAAATAACAACTGTGAGAAGTTACAAATGCAATGACACcctttattttacaaatttcCCTGCCGACATTGAAACACATTCATGAAAATATCCCCAAAGTTGGTGATAATTTCATTATCGTTGCTTTGGGGACACCTGTAGCCTAAAAACACTTGCTTATAGTCATGTAATAACATCCAGAATCCCTGATCTGTTATGTTGTGTGATAAATATTTACAACATGATGCTACCAAAACATACGGGGCAGAATATAATGACAACACACATGAGACAGCGTCACACTGTGTGTCTTAGCTACTGAGTATGTGACATTTCCTCTCCTACAGTAATTCCGTTCAGTGTTTAAAGAGAAAACCTGTTAGGGGCAGGAAGTGGGTTTACAACAGCTTTGGCCCTTTATATCCTGTCATCTTAGATAGTGAAGTGGATAACTTCCTGTGCTGATGTTTCACGTGCCTGCCTTTGtttatatgacattattagccAGATTTAAATGCAGATCCCAGAATAATATACAGTGCCAAAACTGGACTTCCTGTATTTTGAGAGTGAAATAAATGTTGATTAAGAATACAAGGGAGATCATGCAGAGTTTGTTTATCTTTACAAGTCTTTGTTTTACTGTGGATACAGAAGTTGGTCTTGCTCTGATGCTTGGTCATTGTGATTATCTAAGGTGaccttttatatttttctgtaattcTAACCTAAGACAACAAGAATAGCCTATACCGTTCTTCCAGTTTTGCATCTGGTGCTCAggtctttctccctctctcagccTTAAAGCTCGGGCTTCCATCCCTCCGCCTCACCTCGACAACAATCCCATGATTCACTTAATCCTATCAGAGAGGACCTCCCCTGAATTCCACACCACCCATATCCCCTTAAATCCAG is drawn from Siniperca chuatsi isolate FFG_IHB_CAS linkage group LG15, ASM2008510v1, whole genome shotgun sequence and contains these coding sequences:
- the qpct gene encoding glutaminyl-peptide cyclotransferase; the encoded protein is MWRGTSTTMAERSHSISITRLFYTVAIWVTFIHCTNGIPWTQEKLHHQALTLTQDEVRTALSHTDLEQMWQRDLRPLLVTRYPGSAGSQAVQEHIKTTLGSLGARWEVTEDKFVSQTPYGLLPFTNLIATLNPSAKRRLVLACHYDSKYYPPQWHGREFQGATDSAAPCAMMLELARALDEELKAQKSASPDLTLQLLFFDGEEALFQWTSTDSLYGSRHLAQKMETTPHPAGATDTNQLHGIDLFMLLDLIGAPSPHFGNQFPSTMHWLSRLQSIEKRLHSMNQLVDHPNSVQYFWPNHPVGQIQDDHIPFLNRGVRILHLIPSPFPSVWHTFDDNEQNLDRSTIQNLNKILQVFVLEYLNARPSIPSNPQNAP